The following proteins are encoded in a genomic region of Dyadobacter sp. UC 10:
- a CDS encoding FAD-dependent oxidoreductase, protein MDRRKFLNLTLPATGAVLLTSSLLSEQAMAEIGRQFDGKNAVGHYDIVINGAGLSGYFAALHAASKGKKVLIVEKRSSPGFELAAKSRLWLDAQGFDTLRPDLQELLLPEQEQMEIKNTKGTGKGKSQLGDHIALFKGSIRKGMVRNLLLGKVDMLLMTDTCGLFESKGQVSGVLLATKQGVFSVPCKAFIDASDQLLFSRRLAGKSLKVQKAGFVMEINKVSKPAFKEIRTDPSFGLDGNKLTVYPGKLSDDHAFLAFEYAVDTDKLEEIEHKGRQIATQLGTKIKTLGAGFSTAQIQQYALEASLTMADNAVPTTSLNGHYVLDSNAATISASSLLALEKNAQALVDKVKIPSQNAAPQNLILPGKKLDIKKVKFEEVDEPGFNVPLQAVHLDWMDAVVSRKQTQVIVAGGGTAGALAAAGSVEKGADTIVVDYFNDLGGTKTMGGVMGYYHGVKDNVFFKKQNEEAERLALEANMNKKIGRQIYHLRSVVDKGGQFLTSAILCEAVTKDNTVKGVVVCRHGQLELVLADVTIDATGDGDVAAMAGASFQIGDSRIGFTQNYSQWDIAGAGKLPSATNRDYDILDNRKVSEQQRGLFISHYEAHCYDFHPFMTVRESRRIDGIHNIDLIDCVEKRHFEDVLALASSDFDPHNVASSEYSKCGFLLPHSNDITVEIPYRSIVPKKLDGLLISGRGFGQSRNALQFTRMTADLLVLGYLTGQIAADVAWKKVRPRDYSVSTLQKEWVSLGYLPAEYLSKKPGDLRADKAEIERRVQQLESGASEYLYECSRVEKSLILPLIKERFAKTDRKEGKLLLAKMLAWFGDAEGNTLIGEELANLFELEQEDGYPKGYIDDYDNIRGRPKNKLEGLFWKINQNIALLGMSGSGSETAKIRHILDKTASGGGMVPRTSDYFNERIDIKFVPFHNRIISLAVYAERLPDPSLISGFENVLKDPNVGGFVTSTYEKVRWRVYGGSLEISVAAAMARCGSKKGYELLQAYLGDLHYNYKTFALSELKELTGKNWDYKPQDWQKYVAGLSYPQPVKALKKEVEI, encoded by the coding sequence ATGGACAGGCGTAAATTTCTAAATCTGACATTACCAGCCACCGGCGCAGTTTTACTGACCAGCTCGTTACTCAGCGAGCAGGCAATGGCCGAGATCGGCCGGCAGTTCGACGGCAAGAATGCGGTCGGACATTACGATATTGTAATCAACGGAGCGGGGCTTTCGGGTTATTTTGCCGCGTTACATGCTGCTTCGAAAGGAAAGAAGGTACTAATCGTGGAAAAACGATCGAGCCCGGGGTTCGAGCTGGCAGCAAAAAGCCGGCTCTGGCTGGATGCGCAGGGATTTGATACATTGCGTCCCGACTTGCAGGAACTGCTCTTGCCCGAGCAGGAACAGATGGAAATCAAGAACACAAAAGGTACCGGCAAAGGAAAAAGTCAGCTCGGCGATCACATCGCGCTTTTTAAAGGCAGTATCCGTAAAGGAATGGTACGAAACCTGCTGCTGGGGAAAGTGGACATGCTGCTGATGACCGATACCTGTGGTTTGTTCGAAAGCAAAGGTCAGGTGAGCGGCGTGCTGCTCGCTACCAAACAAGGCGTTTTTTCAGTGCCCTGCAAAGCCTTTATTGACGCATCCGACCAGCTTTTGTTTAGCAGAAGGCTGGCAGGAAAGTCGCTGAAAGTGCAGAAAGCGGGTTTTGTAATGGAGATCAATAAGGTAAGCAAACCTGCCTTCAAAGAGATCAGAACCGATCCATCCTTTGGATTGGATGGAAATAAGCTGACAGTATATCCGGGAAAACTCTCGGACGATCACGCATTTCTTGCATTTGAATATGCAGTCGATACCGATAAACTGGAAGAAATAGAGCACAAAGGCAGGCAGATCGCGACGCAGCTCGGCACTAAAATAAAAACGCTGGGTGCGGGCTTTTCCACCGCTCAAATCCAGCAATATGCACTCGAAGCCTCTCTCACCATGGCCGACAATGCAGTACCGACCACCTCTCTGAACGGACATTACGTACTGGACAGCAATGCGGCCACGATTTCTGCTTCTTCACTTTTAGCCCTCGAGAAAAATGCGCAGGCATTGGTAGACAAAGTCAAGATCCCGTCGCAGAACGCAGCTCCGCAAAACCTGATCCTTCCGGGTAAAAAACTGGATATCAAGAAGGTGAAGTTCGAAGAAGTGGACGAACCGGGCTTTAACGTCCCGCTTCAAGCTGTACATCTGGACTGGATGGACGCGGTCGTTTCCAGAAAGCAAACGCAGGTGATCGTCGCCGGCGGAGGTACTGCCGGGGCACTCGCAGCGGCCGGCTCCGTGGAAAAAGGCGCTGATACCATTGTAGTCGATTATTTCAATGACCTCGGCGGCACCAAAACCATGGGCGGCGTAATGGGCTATTACCACGGCGTGAAGGATAATGTGTTTTTCAAAAAACAAAATGAAGAGGCGGAAAGACTTGCTCTGGAAGCCAATATGAACAAAAAAATCGGGCGGCAGATTTATCACCTGCGGTCGGTTGTGGACAAGGGCGGGCAGTTCCTGACCTCGGCGATTTTGTGCGAGGCTGTTACCAAAGACAATACAGTAAAAGGCGTGGTCGTGTGCCGCCACGGGCAGCTGGAACTGGTACTTGCCGACGTCACCATTGATGCAACCGGCGACGGCGATGTAGCTGCGATGGCGGGCGCAAGCTTCCAGATCGGCGATTCGCGCATTGGTTTTACCCAAAATTATAGTCAGTGGGATATTGCCGGCGCGGGAAAACTACCTTCGGCTACCAACCGTGATTACGACATTCTCGACAACCGGAAAGTCTCCGAACAACAGCGCGGACTTTTTATCTCGCATTACGAGGCGCATTGCTACGACTTCCACCCGTTCATGACCGTCCGGGAATCGCGGCGTATCGACGGCATTCACAACATCGACCTGATCGACTGTGTTGAAAAAAGGCATTTTGAAGATGTGCTGGCGCTGGCGAGCAGTGATTTTGACCCGCATAATGTGGCTTCCTCAGAGTACAGCAAATGCGGTTTCCTGCTGCCCCACTCCAATGATATTACCGTTGAGATTCCATACCGTTCCATTGTTCCCAAAAAGCTCGATGGATTACTGATATCCGGACGTGGTTTCGGACAAAGCCGCAATGCGCTGCAATTCACCCGGATGACTGCCGATTTGCTCGTACTCGGCTATCTGACCGGGCAAATCGCAGCGGATGTGGCCTGGAAAAAGGTTCGCCCGAGAGATTACAGTGTCAGCACATTGCAGAAAGAATGGGTTTCGCTGGGATACCTTCCGGCCGAATATTTGAGTAAAAAACCAGGAGACCTCCGTGCCGACAAAGCCGAAATAGAGCGCCGCGTGCAGCAGCTCGAATCCGGCGCCTCTGAATATTTATACGAATGCAGCCGGGTGGAAAAATCGCTGATCCTCCCGCTGATCAAGGAACGTTTTGCAAAGACCGATCGCAAAGAGGGAAAGTTGCTGCTCGCCAAAATGCTGGCCTGGTTTGGCGATGCGGAAGGCAATACGCTGATCGGCGAGGAACTTGCCAATTTGTTTGAGCTGGAACAGGAAGACGGATATCCAAAGGGGTATATCGACGACTACGACAACATCCGCGGTCGCCCGAAAAACAAGCTGGAAGGATTATTCTGGAAGATCAATCAGAACATCGCACTGCTGGGCATGTCGGGTAGCGGCTCGGAGACGGCGAAAATCAGGCACATTCTTGATAAAACAGCCTCCGGTGGCGGAATGGTACCTCGCACCAGCGATTACTTTAATGAGCGGATCGATATTAAATTCGTCCCGTTCCACAACCGGATCATCAGCCTCGCGGTATATGCTGAACGTCTGCCTGATCCTTCATTAATCAGCGGGTTTGAAAACGTATTGAAAGACCCGAATGTCGGCGGTTTTGTTACTTCAACCTATGAAAAGGTAAGGTGGAGGGTTTATGGCGGCTCGCTCGAAATCAGTGTGGCGGCGGCTATGGCGCGGTGCGGAAGCAAAAAAGGATACGAACTTTTGCAAGCTTACCTCGGCGACCTGCATTACAACTATAAAACCTTCGCACTCAGCGAACTCAAAGAACTCACGGGAAAAAACTGGGACTACAAGCCGCAAGACTGGCAGAAATACGTGGCCGGACTCTCCTACCCGCAACCTGTGAAGGCATTGAAAAAGGAAGTAGAAATCTAG
- a CDS encoding SusC/RagA family TonB-linked outer membrane protein, whose amino-acid sequence MSKKLRDMMFWAFAMLVLCPPEMGLAQAVASNRELPKATQQQSQAAGTISLREALGALSKKHGIIFEFNDNLIRNKSVDPELLKTSEKVEKTLSRILEPLSIRFERYGQNSYLIFAPSKPKAGNADEASLLQTITPGTIGEITAFVGTKTRDAEEIEVKGTVSGVDGEGLPGVSVIVEGTTRGALTDSKGIFKISVPDGDAKLLFSFVGYLSQRIAVGNQTIIDVILKEDTKALEEVVVVGYGTINKSDLTGSVAKINAEGVDERPIASVEQFLQGQVSGVQITQNTGAPGGGISFNIRGATSVSGSNQPLVVIDGYPVDSDNGGVKMSGGSQSGYLGQLPQDNALANLNPSDIESIEILKDASATAIYGSRASNGVVLVTTKRGKAGADRISYSFRYDVSELPKKIGVLNTAEYLQYSNEGYLNNGRDSIYTAAQIADLSQVNTNWQDLIYRQARTQNHQLSISGGQDKMRYAISLGYLSQGGIVKNSNYERGSIRINLDRQFNSKFKFGVNMSGTLSRNRAAMQSSNISDASMSVVRGALTSRPFDSPFSAEDELEIDQTQVGNPLTLVNLADDQNRMTTVLANIFGEYSVAKGLTFRVNSGVNVSSAHRDFYHPRGTSLGNLEGGYAYRGHINSFNYLTEYTLNYTKVLGGKHSINAVGGYTWQQWNRRSFGINALNFPNDNLLYYDMGSATSITNPSTNTTEWALGSFLGRLNYSFDKRYLITFTGRSDGSTRLAEGNKWAFFPSLALGWNVHNENFLKSVNAISELKVRASYGLSGNQAVGVGSTKAMLQSTGSVANQSIQIGYVLANLPNSSLHWETTRQTNVGADIALFGNRLSFGFDYYKKRTHDLLISLTIPPSNGFSSYSTNQGVIQNQGVEFDVKARALAGAFSWDISGNISRNRNKVISLGDGLTSFVGPTFGAVSSQSLTIAKVGSPIGAFYGYRIGGIYQNTAQIDAGPTDSYTRNPGSFMFRDISGPEGKPDGVITTDDREIIGSPYPDFIFGLTNTFEWRGLSLNVFFQGSIGQDVINANRHVMDALNRGTASNVRQEAWDNRWRGEGTSNVYPKPDMVDPFQSRFTDFIVEDASFVRLKNITLAYTLPKTKLRVFKTVKLFVSGGNLLTWTDYKGYDPEINSKGDNSMLSGIDNGSIPQYKTYSFGINAGF is encoded by the coding sequence ATGTCAAAAAAGCTACGAGACATGATGTTTTGGGCATTTGCCATGCTGGTGCTCTGTCCCCCGGAGATGGGCCTTGCACAAGCGGTTGCCTCAAACAGGGAACTTCCCAAAGCCACACAGCAGCAGTCGCAGGCTGCCGGCACGATCTCCCTGCGAGAGGCACTCGGCGCGTTGAGTAAAAAGCACGGGATCATTTTCGAGTTCAATGATAACCTCATCAGGAACAAATCGGTAGATCCGGAGTTACTGAAAACTTCGGAAAAAGTTGAAAAAACGCTTTCACGTATACTGGAACCGTTATCGATCCGGTTTGAACGTTACGGACAGAATTCTTACCTGATCTTTGCACCTTCCAAACCCAAAGCCGGCAATGCGGACGAGGCTTCCCTGTTGCAAACCATTACGCCCGGCACTATTGGCGAAATCACTGCATTCGTCGGGACCAAAACCCGCGACGCAGAGGAGATTGAGGTGAAAGGAACCGTTTCGGGAGTGGACGGAGAGGGGCTTCCGGGCGTTAGTGTGATCGTCGAAGGCACTACCCGCGGCGCGCTGACAGATTCAAAAGGTATATTCAAAATCAGCGTACCCGATGGAGATGCGAAGTTATTATTCTCGTTTGTGGGTTATCTCAGCCAGCGCATCGCAGTGGGCAACCAAACGATTATTGACGTGATCCTGAAAGAAGATACCAAGGCGCTGGAAGAAGTGGTGGTGGTAGGATACGGTACGATCAACAAAAGCGACCTTACCGGCTCCGTCGCCAAAATCAATGCAGAAGGTGTGGACGAGCGGCCCATTGCTTCGGTTGAACAGTTTCTGCAGGGACAGGTTTCCGGCGTGCAGATCACCCAAAACACCGGTGCGCCAGGCGGAGGCATTTCATTCAACATTCGTGGTGCTACTTCAGTGAGTGGCTCCAACCAGCCGCTGGTGGTGATAGACGGTTACCCGGTCGATTCCGATAATGGGGGAGTCAAAATGTCAGGCGGCAGCCAGTCGGGTTACCTGGGACAACTTCCGCAGGACAACGCCCTGGCCAACCTCAACCCGAGCGATATCGAATCCATTGAAATCCTGAAAGATGCCTCTGCTACGGCCATTTATGGTTCGCGCGCCTCCAATGGGGTCGTCCTCGTCACGACCAAAAGAGGTAAGGCAGGCGCCGACCGCATCTCGTACAGTTTTCGTTATGATGTAAGTGAACTGCCAAAAAAGATCGGCGTGCTCAACACGGCCGAGTACCTGCAATATTCCAATGAAGGGTATCTGAACAATGGCCGGGATTCGATCTACACAGCAGCTCAGATCGCCGACCTGAGCCAGGTAAATACCAACTGGCAGGACCTCATTTACCGGCAGGCGCGTACGCAAAATCATCAGCTCAGCATTTCCGGAGGGCAGGACAAAATGCGGTATGCGATCAGTCTGGGATATCTCTCACAGGGAGGTATTGTTAAAAACTCCAACTATGAAAGAGGTTCGATACGCATTAACCTCGACCGGCAATTTAACAGCAAATTCAAATTCGGCGTGAATATGAGCGGCACGCTGAGCAGGAACCGCGCTGCCATGCAATCTTCCAACATCAGCGACGCATCCATGTCTGTCGTCCGCGGGGCACTTACTTCGCGCCCGTTCGACTCGCCGTTCAGCGCGGAGGATGAACTTGAGATCGACCAGACGCAGGTAGGCAACCCGCTCACGCTCGTAAACCTGGCCGACGACCAGAACCGGATGACCACCGTGCTGGCCAATATTTTCGGTGAGTATTCGGTCGCCAAAGGATTGACTTTCAGGGTCAACAGCGGCGTGAATGTAAGCTCGGCCCATCGTGATTTTTACCACCCTCGCGGCACAAGTCTGGGAAATCTGGAAGGCGGCTACGCGTACCGTGGCCACATCAATTCTTTCAATTACCTGACGGAATACACGCTTAACTACACCAAGGTTCTCGGAGGCAAGCATAGCATTAATGCGGTGGGTGGTTACACCTGGCAGCAATGGAACCGCCGTAGTTTTGGGATCAATGCGCTCAACTTCCCGAACGATAACCTGCTTTACTACGACATGGGAAGCGCAACCTCTATTACCAACCCGTCCACAAACACCACAGAATGGGCACTGGGCTCATTTTTAGGGCGTCTGAATTATAGTTTTGACAAAAGATACCTGATCACTTTCACCGGTCGTTCCGACGGATCGACCCGGTTGGCCGAAGGCAACAAATGGGCATTTTTCCCGTCACTGGCATTAGGCTGGAATGTCCACAATGAGAATTTCCTCAAAAGTGTCAATGCGATTTCCGAACTGAAAGTGCGCGCCAGCTACGGCCTTTCGGGTAACCAGGCGGTGGGTGTGGGTTCTACCAAAGCCATGCTTCAATCGACCGGCAGTGTCGCTAACCAGAGTATTCAGATCGGATATGTACTTGCTAACCTGCCCAACAGCAGCCTGCATTGGGAAACCACCCGGCAAACCAATGTCGGCGCCGATATCGCTCTGTTTGGAAACCGGCTTTCGTTTGGTTTTGATTATTACAAAAAGCGCACGCACGACCTGCTGATCAGCCTCACCATCCCGCCATCAAACGGTTTTTCTTCTTACAGTACCAACCAGGGTGTCATCCAGAACCAGGGCGTTGAATTCGACGTAAAGGCGCGGGCACTGGCAGGAGCATTTTCGTGGGATATTTCCGGAAACATTTCAAGGAACCGGAACAAGGTGATCAGCCTGGGCGACGGTCTTACTTCATTTGTAGGCCCTACTTTCGGGGCAGTTTCGAGCCAGTCGCTGACCATCGCGAAAGTGGGCAGCCCGATCGGCGCGTTTTACGGCTACCGGATCGGGGGAATTTATCAGAATACGGCCCAGATCGACGCCGGACCGACAGATTCTTATACACGTAATCCGGGTTCGTTTATGTTCCGCGATATCAGCGGCCCGGAAGGAAAACCCGATGGTGTGATCACGACGGACGACCGGGAGATTATCGGCAGCCCCTATCCCGATTTCATCTTCGGTCTCACCAACACATTCGAATGGAGAGGCTTATCGTTGAATGTATTCTTCCAGGGGAGCATTGGTCAGGATGTGATCAATGCCAACCGCCACGTCATGGACGCACTAAACCGCGGAACAGCTTCCAATGTGCGCCAGGAAGCCTGGGACAATCGCTGGCGGGGCGAGGGTACCAGCAATGTTTACCCCAAACCTGATATGGTTGATCCTTTTCAAAGCCGTTTCACAGACTTTATCGTGGAAGATGCCTCGTTTGTCCGACTTAAAAACATCACCCTCGCCTATACCCTGCCAAAGACAAAATTACGGGTATTCAAGACCGTGAAGCTGTTTGTTTCCGGCGGTAACCTGCTCACCTGGACGGATTACAAAGGCTACGACCCCGAGATCAACAGCAAAGGCGACAATTCCATGCTGTCGGGCATCGACAACGGGAGTATCCCTCAGTACAAAACCTATTCATTTGGAATCAATGCCGGCTTCTGA
- a CDS encoding RNA polymerase sigma factor has product MEYQNDLTEKDRESRNSPPVSDAENASDDQYWWQRLRENDAGALAYFYSRHADWLLRYGLSVVYERAVVKDAVQELFLVIWNSRHTLSAPKSVKFYFMASLRRLILKNVRTDLRLCDPIEDVEDVVTTDSAEEMHQAVQKAVRSLPARQQELIFLKFYQKLTYEQIEELTGLKYQILRNTIHRAMKSLRTMLTQHAVPSLTAAFLLFL; this is encoded by the coding sequence TTGGAATATCAAAATGACCTTACAGAAAAGGACCGGGAAAGCCGCAACTCCCCGCCCGTGAGCGATGCAGAAAATGCATCCGATGATCAGTACTGGTGGCAACGTTTGAGGGAAAATGACGCCGGGGCACTGGCCTACTTTTACAGCCGCCACGCCGACTGGCTGCTGCGGTATGGTTTGTCGGTCGTCTACGAACGGGCAGTTGTGAAAGATGCGGTGCAGGAATTGTTTCTGGTGATTTGGAACAGCCGCCACACCTTGTCAGCGCCGAAATCGGTAAAATTCTATTTCATGGCATCGCTCAGGCGGTTGATCCTGAAAAATGTCCGCACCGATCTGCGCCTTTGCGACCCCATAGAGGATGTGGAAGATGTTGTCACGACAGATTCGGCCGAGGAAATGCATCAGGCCGTGCAGAAGGCAGTAAGGTCGCTACCCGCGCGGCAGCAGGAACTCATTTTCCTGAAATTTTACCAAAAACTGACCTACGAGCAGATCGAGGAACTGACCGGATTGAAATATCAGATCCTTCGTAACACCATCCACCGCGCCATGAAATCGCTTCGCACCATGCTCACCCAGCATGCCGTCCCCTCGCTCACGGCCGCCTTTTTATTATTCCTATAA
- a CDS encoding RagB/SusD family nutrient uptake outer membrane protein, whose protein sequence is MKMKFKSIICSLLFCLSVSSCSLEEQIYSSAIAETFVKSEQDVLALVNGGYSLLPTFDCFKSNLTYSIMFGSDDVASTSSTHRAFNERTVSASNGYFITPWRSFYRVINHANAVIETVQKSAVGSGAFRARIIGEMQFMRALSYFYLVRMHGGVPIHTESVTGNSDFYPKRNTLEEVYALLLEDFQKASTTLLPYSQQAPAESGHATKGAAQAMLALAHLTYANHHDLSGKADQAVANYQLAKSYADSVINSNQYSLMGNYASLFDVGQEKNAYQEVIFAIQFTRDATAASAGARGSELAYYTQPSNRYNICGNVTNGAGAGTARVQPWFYDQYNTGEYAGDYRTEVSFVTRFKNQNLTTDRITYPEKRKATETTEQFPYLNKYIDPSGYQARNNENDFFVIRLSEVFLIKAEAENELNGPTAEAYAAFNKLRERARKADGTVRTFPADLKTGLSKAQFRLKIFDERGLELVGEGHRWFDSVRMRYLDTEKTMIQYRYEDFYPTLDKTAPVFSATTNTWGGGRVQPANIVAWTPKFLIWPIPSSEIDANPNMTQNAGW, encoded by the coding sequence ATGAAAATGAAGTTTAAATCCATCATCTGTTCACTCCTTTTTTGCCTGAGCGTTTCGAGCTGCAGTCTGGAAGAGCAGATCTATTCCTCAGCGATCGCTGAAACTTTTGTAAAGTCGGAACAGGACGTCCTGGCGCTGGTCAACGGAGGCTACTCCCTTTTGCCCACATTTGATTGTTTTAAGTCGAACCTTACGTACAGCATCATGTTCGGCAGCGACGACGTAGCGAGTACGAGCTCAACCCACCGTGCATTCAATGAAAGGACTGTCTCCGCATCGAATGGCTATTTCATTACACCGTGGAGGAGTTTCTACCGTGTGATCAACCACGCCAATGCCGTGATTGAGACGGTACAGAAAAGTGCGGTAGGCTCCGGGGCATTCAGGGCGCGGATCATTGGCGAAATGCAGTTCATGCGCGCATTATCGTATTTTTACCTGGTCAGAATGCATGGAGGCGTGCCCATTCACACCGAATCGGTAACAGGTAACTCTGATTTTTATCCAAAAAGAAACACCCTGGAAGAGGTGTATGCGCTGCTGCTGGAAGATTTTCAAAAAGCCAGCACCACCCTCCTGCCTTACAGCCAGCAGGCTCCTGCGGAGTCGGGCCACGCAACCAAAGGTGCTGCCCAGGCCATGCTCGCGCTGGCGCATCTGACTTATGCCAATCACCACGATTTGTCGGGAAAGGCGGATCAGGCAGTAGCCAATTACCAGCTGGCAAAAAGCTATGCAGATAGTGTGATCAACTCAAATCAGTACAGCCTGATGGGCAACTATGCGAGCCTTTTTGATGTAGGCCAGGAAAAAAATGCCTATCAGGAAGTGATTTTCGCGATCCAGTTTACGCGAGACGCCACCGCCGCCAGTGCCGGCGCACGCGGTTCCGAACTGGCTTACTATACCCAGCCTTCCAACCGTTACAACATCTGTGGCAACGTCACCAATGGCGCGGGAGCAGGTACGGCGCGCGTACAGCCCTGGTTTTACGACCAGTACAATACGGGTGAATACGCGGGCGATTACCGCACGGAAGTATCTTTCGTAACACGTTTCAAGAACCAGAACCTGACCACAGACAGGATCACGTATCCTGAAAAACGAAAAGCCACAGAAACCACGGAGCAGTTCCCATATCTGAATAAGTACATTGACCCAAGCGGATACCAGGCCCGGAACAACGAGAACGACTTCTTTGTGATCCGGCTTTCGGAGGTATTTCTGATCAAAGCAGAGGCAGAGAATGAGCTCAATGGTCCAACCGCCGAGGCTTATGCGGCATTTAACAAGCTGCGTGAAAGAGCCCGGAAAGCCGACGGGACGGTCCGCACTTTTCCGGCCGACCTCAAAACCGGCCTATCCAAAGCACAGTTCAGGTTAAAGATCTTCGACGAGCGCGGATTGGAGCTCGTGGGCGAAGGTCATCGCTGGTTCGACTCGGTGCGGATGAGATACCTCGATACCGAAAAAACAATGATCCAATACCGCTACGAGGACTTTTACCCGACATTGGACAAAACAGCGCCGGTATTTAGTGCGACGACCAATACCTGGGGAGGCGGGCGCGTGCAGCCTGCAAACATCGTAGCCTGGACGCCAAAATTCCTGATCTGGCCCATTCCAAGTTCCGAGATCGACGCTAATCCGAATATGACGCAGAATGCGGGGTGGTAA
- a CDS encoding FecR family protein codes for MDYRTFEVQDFLADENFTQWVLQPDAEHDDFWTNWLAAHPDRKDVADQARLLIENIDFTETWSAGERHDMWKYIQTGTSRSAVLPAGKMQRWLRISYAAVFALLVFAGGWFYLTSRPVRFQTPYGKQQLVTLDDGSRIMLNANSELTVRRDFGKEAKREVWIRGEAFFDVAKLMKQEKKIPFIVHTDQLDIHVLGTAFNITNRRGRVDVALEHGSVKLVDASNASNSMLLKPGEKATQTATEAPLKKEVVDVKEYSSWRQKVYQYKGKKLQELAEMIGDSYGIEVIIENEALKEETFTGSFPTDSVETFFEKLGKLYPLEIEKKGNKYYLR; via the coding sequence ATGGACTACCGTACATTTGAGGTTCAGGATTTCCTGGCCGATGAAAATTTTACTCAATGGGTATTACAACCCGATGCCGAACATGATGATTTCTGGACAAACTGGCTCGCGGCCCATCCCGACAGGAAGGACGTTGCAGACCAAGCCAGGCTGCTTATCGAAAACATCGACTTTACCGAGACGTGGAGCGCCGGCGAAAGACACGATATGTGGAAATATATTCAAACGGGAACATCGAGATCCGCAGTTCTGCCAGCCGGAAAAATGCAGCGCTGGCTGCGAATCTCTTATGCAGCAGTATTCGCCTTGCTGGTATTTGCCGGCGGATGGTTTTATCTGACTTCACGCCCCGTCAGGTTTCAGACGCCGTATGGCAAACAGCAGCTTGTAACTCTCGATGACGGCAGCAGGATCATGCTCAATGCGAACTCGGAACTTACGGTGCGGCGGGATTTCGGCAAAGAGGCAAAACGGGAAGTCTGGATACGCGGGGAGGCATTTTTCGATGTAGCTAAGCTGATGAAACAGGAAAAAAAAATACCCTTTATCGTGCATACCGATCAGCTGGATATTCATGTGCTGGGCACGGCATTCAACATCACCAATCGCCGCGGCCGCGTGGACGTGGCGCTGGAACACGGTTCTGTAAAACTGGTGGATGCCAGTAATGCCTCGAATTCCATGCTGCTCAAACCCGGTGAAAAGGCAACACAGACTGCCACGGAAGCTCCGCTAAAAAAGGAGGTGGTCGACGTGAAAGAATATTCGAGCTGGCGGCAGAAGGTATACCAATACAAAGGCAAAAAATTGCAGGAACTGGCAGAAATGATCGGTGACTCTTATGGTATTGAGGTCATTATCGAAAATGAAGCACTGAAAGAAGAAACTTTCACCGGCTCATTTCCTACAGATTCGGTGGAGACGTTTTTTGAAAAGCTGGGTAAGCTGTATCCCCTCGAAATAGAAAAAAAGGGAAACAAATATTACCTGCGATAA